One Helianthus annuus cultivar XRQ/B chromosome 7, HanXRQr2.0-SUNRISE, whole genome shotgun sequence genomic region harbors:
- the LOC110866987 gene encoding extensin-like, with translation MYQWEFTPSFHNSPPQPPLEEPYLQAVTPPPLPVEEPPQQPPQPPPEPPRRRRNAWMSVRGGPRFSSPQASSTYPPILEDPQMGRPSHAVPEDDPPPVTFAPPPPPVGFENPIPTYPTSSGYNPFEYPTPTDYGYQAPSQDPYLEAALFNTLYPSPFPPVYPTGYPVHGYQYPTYQQQPPPS, from the coding sequence ATGTACCAATGGGAATTTACCCCTTCTTTCCATAACTCTCCTCCTCAACCTCCATTGGAGGAACCGTATCTTCAAGCGGTTACTCCACCGCCTTTACCTGTTGAGGAACCACCTCAacaaccaccacaaccacctcctGAGCCACCTAGGCGAAGGAGGAATGCatggatgtccgtgcgagggggaccAAGATTTAGTTCCCCTCAAGCTTCAAGCACATACCCTCCTATTCTCGAAGATCCACAAATGGGTAGACCTTCACACGCGGTGCCGGAAGATGATCCCCCACCAGTTACTtttgcaccaccaccaccgccagtgGGTTTTGAAAACCCAATACCAACATACCCAACTTCATCTGGGTATAACCCATTTGAATATCCAACTCCTACGGATTATGGATATCAAGCCCCTTCCCAAGATCCATATCTTGAGGCAGCTCTATTTAATACACTTTATCCTTCACCATTTCCTCCAGTATACCCAACTGGGTATCCTGTGCATGGGTATCAATACCCTACTTACCAGCAGCAACCTCCACCTTCATAA
- the LOC110868706 gene encoding pentatricopeptide repeat-containing protein At3g29230, whose amino-acid sequence MQVPTQIRSPAFVSTRRLLEQKLSDLHNCTNPHHLTQLHALIYKHNLHQDPFIIPKLLTSYSLRRNISSALKVFHQVNDPNVHLFNTMIRAHIHNNQPAHAFDTFFLMQDYGVRVDNYTYPFLLKGCVGKNELNLVKMIHTHVLKHGFCADVYVPNALIDSYCRSGVVGVEEGWKVFCWMEGKDVVSWNTMVGGLLKANRLGDARQVFDEMPERDLVSWNTVLDGYAKAGRLDEAFELFERMPERNVVSWSTMLSGYSKAGDMDMARMLFDKMPVKNLVSWTIMIAGYAGKGMAKEAIELYERMEEAGYRPDDGAIISILAACAESGLLWLGKLVHQSIKRYKYQCSTLVENALIDMYAKCGSLNKALNIFKAMRKKDLVSWNAMIHGLAMHGHGSEALDLFSKMKQEGFIPDKVTFVGVLCACTHGGYVDEGIQYFYTMEQDYGVPPEIEHYGCVIDLLGRGGRLQEAFRLVRTMPVEPNVIIWGALLGACRLYNAVELAQDVLEHLVKLEPQNAGNYSMLSNIYAATGNWAGVADVRLKMKNTGNEKPSGASLIELEDGVHEFTVKNATHPASDKIYQMVDGLSGHIEKVDYWPDVIY is encoded by the coding sequence ATGCAAGTCCCCACCCAAATCCGCTCACCGGCGTTTGTCTCCACGCGCCGCCTCCTCGAACAAAAACTCTCCGACCTCCACAACTGCACTAACCCACACCACTTAACCCAACTTCACGCCCTAATTTACAAACACAATCTCCACCAAGACCCCTTCATCATCCCCAAATTACTCACCTCTTACTCCCTCCGCCGGAACATCTCCTCCGCCCTCAAAGTCTTCCACCAAGTCAACGACCCCAACGTCCATCTATTCAACACTATGATCAGAGCACATATTCACAACAATCAGCCTGCACACGCGTTTGATACCTTTTTCTTGATGCAAGATTATGGTGTTCGTGTTGATAATTACACCTACCCTTTTTTATTAAAGGGTTGTGTGGGTAAGAATGAGTTGAATTTGGTTAAAATGATACATACCCATGTGTTGAAACATGGGTTTTGTGCGGATGTTTATGTGCCCAATGCGTTGATTGATTCGTACTGTAGGTCTGGGGTGGTGGGTGTTGAGGAGGGTTGGAAGGTGTTTTGTTGGATGGAGGGTAAGGATGTTGTTTCTTGGAATACTATGGTTGGTGGATTGTTGAAAGCGAATCGGTTGGGggacgcacgccaagtgtttgatgaaatgcctgaaCGAGATTTGGTTAGTTGGAACACGGTTTTGGATGGGTATGCGAAAGCGGGACGGTTGGATGAGGCGTTTGAGTTGTTTGAGAGGATGCCTGAGCGGAATGTGGTGTCGTGGTCGACGATGCTTAGTGGGTATAGTAAGGCGGGGGATATGGATATGGCACGCATGTTGTTCGATAAAATGCCGGTTAAGAATTTGGTTTCGTGGACGATTATGATCGCGGGGTATGCGGGGAAGGGGATGGCGAAGGAGGCGATTGAGTTGTATGAGCGGATGGAGGAAGCAGGGTATCGACCGGATGATGGAGCTATTATTAGTATTTTAGCTGCCTGTGCGGAGTCGGGTTTGCTTTGGTTGGGTAAACTCGTTCATCAATCGATTAAACGGTATAAGTATCAATGTAGTACGCTAGTCGAAAACGCTTTAATCGATATGTACGCGAAATGCGGCAGCTTAAACAAGGCGTTAAACATCTTTAAAGCGATGCGTAAGAAAGATTTAGTGTCGTGGAACGCGATGATTCACGGGTTAGCGATGCACGGGCATGGAAGCGAAGCGCTTGATCTTTTTTCGAAAATGAAACAAGAAGGATTTATTCCAGATAAAGTCACATTCGTTGGTGTGTTATGCGCGTGTACTCATGGCGGTTATGTCGACGAAGGGATACAATACTTCTACACCATGGAACAAGATTACGGGGTCCCACCGGAAATCGAACATTACGGTTGCGTGATCGATCTTTTAGGCCGTGGAGGACGTCTTCAAGAAGCGTTTAGGTTAGTTAGAACCATGCCGGTTGAACCAAACGTTATCATATGGGGCGCGTTGTTGGGAGCCTGCAGACTCTATAACGCCGTGGAACTTGCGCAGGACGTGTTGGAACACTTGGTTAAGTTAGAACCGCAAAATGCGGGTAATTATTCGATGTTGTCCAACATATATGCTGCAACTGGGAACTGGGCGGGTGTTGCGGATGTAAGGTTGAAGATGAAAAACACGGGCAATGAAAAACCGTCAGGGGCTAGTTTGATTGAGTTGGAAGACGGGGTTCACGAGTTTACGGTCAAGAACGCTACGCATCCTGCGTCGGATAAGATATACCAGATGGTTGATGGATTGAGTGGTCATATTGAGAAAGTTGATTATTGGCCTGATGTGATATACTAA